AGAGTACACCTAGAATTAAGtacccaaataagagtgtgatgatgtaataaagtggaataagaccaataatattgatttaaatattaattaattactataaaagtcctataatgcatagaggaaagggaaatagtAAAATAGGTagtaggagagtgtgaaattggaaacaCTAATAAAAATGTATGATTTATGATGCTACAGTATTGTATTATTAAGTataataatacaataatatattataatatataataataataataatagtatattataatatataataataatagtatattataatatataataataatagaaTTTCATACTATTATATTAAATCAAttgttatatttaataatttttatcttTTAACCTAACGGTATCCCTATGAATCAACCTAGTGCAAAACTTTCCTTACCTTGATTTTACAAACTACCAAGTTGTGGCTAGGAATGGTTGAGATGACGTGAGACTAATCTCTTGGAGATGAACACAATCACTCACAAAGCACATGCATCAAGTTAGCCTAAACCCCAAAGTCAACCCTAAAAATAATGAAGAGAAATTCCATGATCCAATCCAACTCGGCTACTACTCGTAATTCTAATTTAATTATAACTTAACTTCAATTgaaaccaaaccctaaccgataTATTTGAAACATAGGGCTCCTAATTTAATTGCATGCAGCCTGAACATGAGATCCCATATACATGATGCAACATGTTGGGCATCACTCAACTAAAGCCTTAGGCTTTGCTCCATTTGTGGTTTGGGAGAGAAGGTGCATATTAAAAAATACCTcatttttcttcttgttcctctaCATTATAATCCAATTTTCTTCTAACTCCTATGCACATTTGGCCTTTAATTTCTCCATGAATTTCATTTCCCCATGATATGTGATTATTGAGCTCACTAGAGGAACTACTGAGACCTTGACAAAAGGAATATTTTTGGATGCTTTATCACAATGTCGACTCAAAAGCATAGAATCAATCCTATCCATCTATGAGATAATATCTTTTCCTGATATGCCCCCACTAGGTTCTTTGGGGTAGTAGTGAGTAAATTCTCCACTCAATATAGACCTTCTTTCTCCATCAAATAGTGATGGGAGGAAACATATTTAAACCCTTTTTGAACCAttctaaaaaaataaatttgaataccCACCTGACATTTCTAAACTATTCATCGAAAAATTTCTTACCAAAACTTTCCTACTATCAATTGCAGCATGAAATATTGCTATATTTTTCAACATAATTTTCTCCTATTTTAACACATTAAGCATATTAAAATTAAGTGAGATAGCAAGTTTCTTGGGGTTACAAGGCGGAGGCTTACCTTGTCCTCCTTTTGAGTCACCATTATCATCTATAATAGAAACAAGGTTAGCCAAAAAACACATAGTGTCTAGGACTAGCACTACTTGTTCCACaaattcttccttctttctatatCTTTTATTTCTTTGCTTTAGTAATAGAATGGTAAAATGATTTTTTTCCTTAAATCCCTTTATTTATCTAGAAAACATACTTGCATTTTATAATGCTAGAATGATAAAATCTAATGACAATAATTAGATGAAAATTAAAAGAATGACTCAAaacaataatttttaatttaattttgtaaaATCAAAATAGTTAGTTATTatccaaaatatgaaaataaatatattttgagTTCTCTCATACAAGGGAGAGCCACCAATAGTCATGTAGGCCAACTTCGTTAATATGTAGCCATTACATGGAATATCATAAGGCCTTGGCATTTTTTTCTTTTAAGAAATATAAAATTGGCACATATCTATCTAAAACTAAGGTTTGGAGGTGCAATTTATCATGCAACTCATCACAATAACATATTTAATGTGAAGTGTCCAGATTATGACAGTTTTTTCAAAATATGACTGCAACTTAATCTAAAGATTTCTAGTAGCTAGAAAAAAAATATCAGTTGTTATTAGTAGAATATCAGATGATGATTTGggtgatttagatgatgaagatgatgaaggatACGACACAAAGTCGGATGTTGAGGTGGACCCCCATACCGCCAAGTCGAGCAAGCGTAAAAGGAAAACTAGTCAAGAGGAATAGGGTAAAGGGTTGATCAGTCAGAAAAAGAAGGGGGAGGACGATGACAGTTGgtaggaggaagaagaggagagtgaATATGACATGGAGACAAATAGTGAGGACATTCAAATTATCTCAAGCCAGAAGAAAAAGGGGAAGATGCTGAGAGGTGAGGAGTTGGAAGCCAAGAACTGCTCACCCCTTCTGACCGGCTCCAAGGATCAAAGTAAGGGCTTGCCTAGGGAGAATACCCCCAACAAGGAAATTAAGACAACTGAGTTGAAGGAGGTGGGTTTGGAGGTGAACTTGGACCCTATGGGAGATGAGGCTCAGGATGGCTCCCCTCTGGACTTCGACCTCTATATTAAAAATGGAATGGACTGCTTCAATAAGGTCTTCTTTTAGATTCAGAaggaaattaaaaacataaaagataaaCAGGTCCAAGAAGCTAGCAAACTTGAAGCTTTGGAAGCTATTGGCACTAGCAAATTCAGCTCTCTACCTGATTGCTTAAGTGAGCTGACTAAAGCTATCAACAATGCGGAGGAAATTATAAATGCCCAATGCAATAGCTTTAAAACCCTGAAAGATAGAGCAGGGCTAACTGAAAAGAAGATGGAAGGGATTGAGAAGACCCTATATAAAAGATTGGGGAGCAGAGTAACAAGATTTTAAAGGTTGCTTCTGATAGTATCAAGGTCCTTATTAGAAAACTCGAACAAGTCCAGGGGGATAAGGTCCTTGGGGATACTACTTAGGAGAATGATGGAACACCTGAAGATAAGGAAGCTGGTCCCAGAAAAAGAATAAGAGCAAGTACCAGGAAGAAGCGAAACCAAAGCAGGGACAGTGAAGATATCAAGACGACTATTGTAACAATGGAGCAATTGGAGATGGAAGATGCCGAATTGCTAAAGAACTTCACCTAGGCTTGGTTGTTCTTCTCTGTTTTTTCTGTTGTACAGTGTTTAGTTTCTTTGTGTTGTGTCTTTTCTGCAGCTGGCTTTTTGTTTTCGGCCAACTATCCTTTCTATGGTTGTTGTGTTTTGTTTTTCCGGTGGACTTTGATGACTATCTTTTGAATCtgtgatgtaaagggtttcagggacccttcaaaacctgtttttccctaATCAAAAACTTATATAAAACCTAAATGGAACAAAAACCTATGAGTAATCATAAATATTTGTTATTTCTAACTTTTATATCTAATATAAATGGGCCAATAGTTAAACACAAAAAACTATTCATTGTTATAAAATAAACAcgttattatataaaatataacttatatccAATAAaaaaggaccaatagttgaacacctTTCAACAAAACTTCACATTCGTGGAAAACTACAAGATATCTATTATGCTCGCCTTTTATAGTTCACTGGTTAATGAATCTATTTATGTATTTTTATATAAAATTCATGAGTTCTCATGTGTTCAAATATAAGTTGATTTTGACCAacatttgattatttttaatttaCATATGAactatttatttacaatatatgatataaatatgtggcaagactAGATATGATAAGCACATATGAATATACAACAATTAGACCCTATACATCAATATTATTCATAAAAACAATTAAAGTTATTTATCAATTTCCAATAACTTATTTACATAAGAAATGAATACTTGTAAAAAGTTTTTAATATATAAGCGATACAAGCGTAAATATTGATGCTAACATACCAATTGATCAGTCGTGATACTAGTAAAATGCCTATTTGAAGGACGCCTTTTGTTTGATTAGAGAAACGAAATTGTGGATGCTTACCCGATAGACTTGGCTATCGTTCCTGGTCAAGTCTCTACTAATCTCTTGAACGCGAAATCTGATCTGCCCACCTTCCTCTTCCTCCATTAATGTGCGAATAGCTTTACACGAAAAAGAATCGTCCTCCTCATTTCTCCTGACTTCCACCCCTAACTCGAGTTCCTGGGCTATGAGCTTAGCATTCAAGCTCTGTTCGTACTGCAGTGCAAGAGTAAGAAACGGCACCTCAAACCTCAATCCTCCGGATACTGATATCCAACCGCAATTATTGAGGAGCGCTCCTGCAGAAGAATGGGCCAAAATGTGCAACTGAGGCGCCCACTCCGTCACCGGAAGTCCTCTTCTTTGCGTGCGCTCTACAAAACCGTGGAGCAGCGCAGCAGCCATCTGGtggagaagaacaaagagaaaaggAAGCTCACTTTCTTCTAAGCCCAGAGCCAAGACAGTGAGCTCCTGCTGGGTGAGAATACATTCGCTGCCAAAGGAGACTACCACCACCGAACAGGGCTTCTGCACATCCAGCCAGGCCAAGCAACGGTCATCTGCCCGGTGGCGGCGTTAGATCGGGCATCTTAATCCCCACGGGAAGCACGGGCCTGCCGGTTGTTCTCTCTAAATATTCCAAGTATTTGCTTTCTAATTCTACGTACGAAATGAAGGCTATCGCCCAGCTAGCCTTAAAGCCCATACTCCACGGCTCTGCCATATTAACTTGCCCCTCCTCCTTTTGTTAAATATCCAGGTGCTTCCGTGCCGAGCGGAAACCAGGCGGGGGAACTGTCAGATCTGGGACTATTATACAACGGTGGCTTCTTGGCCAAGAAGGAAACCTGTACTGGAGGGAGACGTTATAACAAAAAATATGGAGAGGAAGTAAATCTTGAGACCTTGAGCACGCAATTTCTTGGCCATCTCTAAGAAGGCTCTGATGTGGCTTTTTGAAAGCCAAGGAACCATCATAACACGGAGCTGCCGCACCTCTGCTTCCATGCTACTGAAATCATATTGCAAGTTTTCTATTGAAGACTGTTCAATTGCTCGTTTAAATTGCCGAATTATCGGGCGTGATTATCGATTAGATGAAGAACAACGACTATGAACCACGGAAGCTAGCAGTCCGTGCATCCTTATTAATAACTCTTATCATTTACTTGTCCAAATTGATGTTAACATTATTAGTCTGTTAATATCTGTTTGGTTGGGGTGGGGATTAAACTGTGTGGTAGTTTTTCATCAAAGTTTTGTATTAGGCTGGTTTGTTGGCATATTTGAATGTTAGGTGTATTTGAATGGTTCTAAATGATACcattagagattgaatcttggtaTATATAAGGTTTCACATGATAAAGAATGAGTCAAGTGTTAATGATGAGGTATCCTTTAGCTCTTGGCTCTTTGTCAAAATGAATTTTTTTCAATGATATTAATCAtccataaattttttttaaaaaaatggtaaTCTATTGATTTAATATGCAATAACATATTTGTCATTTGTAACATCAATTTTTATTTAGTTCTTTACAAAGGACATATATGAACATGTGTTAAAAATAATAGAGTTGCATAACAATCAATCTTTGCTTTATAGAAAACTTTGATAATTGTTCAAATTTTTTATTGGAATTTAGTTTCATAGTTTTTTTGTTAAAACTTGTTTCTAGATTTGAGAACTTCATCGGAATTTGGCAAATCTTCTTCATTTGGTGGCATTTCAATTTTGGATATGGACAAGTATGTTGGTTCTCCAACCTATTGTTAGTTATTTTTAAGGAGTTCAAAATCCCTATACTAAAAAAAGGTAAGATGTTGGACCAATGGATGAGAGATTGTCCATAATATCTCTCCTACACTTCAGACTTTGCAAAACCCACTTTGAAAAACTTACTTCTTTGCACCTACATTTCGTAATATTGGAATGATAAAATTTGATGATAATAAATTACTCTCAACTTTAAATACACCCAAAATATAGTGTGAAATCATACTTATAAAAACTCTTTAAAATTAGAAATATATAGTATCTAATTGATATAAGCATAATTGTTTTTTACTATCATACTATTTTATCACAATGTTATTTTAAATGTCATGGGCTCGTAATCCTCTAGTTTAAATCTGCAAGCATGTTGTGGTTTCATGAAATATTATTGGACCTTCATTTTTAAGAAATGTGAAATAGTCTCTTATATGTCTACAATTAAGGTTTCAAGGTGTGATTCATCATTCAGCTTGTCACATTAGCATATCTAGTGAGAAATTTCCCGAAAATGACCTTTTAAAGATTCAACCAAAAACTTAATCCCAATCTCCCAAGTTCTTGAACAAAACAAATATTATTTGTTATTAGAAAAATATCGAATTCTTATTTGAAATATAACTTACATGTGCAACCTAAATGATCTCAATGGCTTTGAGTAAGTATAAATCTTGTTATCTCTAAATTTTGTATTCAACAAAAAACGATCAATTGAGCACATAAatactattaaaaaaaataaaaaatattaacattattttttaaaataaaatctctATTGAACTTTAAATGAtcgttatatttttattttttttaataatattgtatatttcataataaaatttaaagtATTTAGTGTGCTCGCCTTTTACATTTGCGATTAGACAAactattaatatgaaatactctAGTGCAATAAGTGTAACCCCAATAATTGTAAACATATGAAAAATATTTTCTTGGCATAATAATACTActtgtttttaaataaaatatattatttacaaATCACACCATTATAGTGAATAGTTATAATATTTGATAAGAAATAAATACAAAAATAGTTATTTTACATGTTAATgaatgtatttttgattttttatataatattaatatctattcttatgtaatgacattagatttccacaatccgtTATGTTGAATTTTTCTATTTCTGGTTTTGATTGTGTGTGAATTtcttgcatcaacgtttcggaacACACTCTTTGATCCATCATCATGATGAGAGAGTGCATAAGGAGAAGGAGGAAAGGTAAGTTGGAAACtaagaaaatctaaaaaggagGGACAACAAGAGTAAAGGAATAACATGGAACTCAAAGAGAGTGGACAAGACAATAGAAGATTAAAAAAAtaagttaaaagaaaaaaaaagagtaaaaaatAATGCTTAATGAAAAAGAAAcatataaacaaaattttatttaaaaaattaaattgaaaaaactaaataaataaataaatacatattataTAGATATATAAGAGCATATATATATGAGTAAGTTTAAAGGAATAATAAGTAtaaattaaataagagagaaaggaataaaatgaaaataataaaaaggaGAAATATGAGACTATTTAATTATACTACTAATGAAGCCCAAAAAAAACTAGCGAACATGTTAAGAGGAAAACAAATATACTAGATGATTCATAACCATAATGTAAGAGAGTGTCGGGAGTTGTAAATATGTAGTTTTCATAATTAGACTCACTACAAATGATATTTGAAGTGGGGAGGGAGATGGAAAGAAGCACAAGACATGAGGAGAATGAAATCACAAAATATGATCTGAAACGTTGGTGACAAAAAGATACACGATCAAATCTAGAAGCAATTACTTGATAAGACAACATTtttactaaattaaataaattaaaaactagaaCATTGCCTTGTCATTAACTATTTGTATGAAATGTTGCCGCTCAAAAGCTCCCACCCAAAAACTCCTGCCTAGCAGCTTGCGTTTTGGGAAGGACGCCTATAGGAAGCCCTTCAGCCTGCACTATCCCTAGTCCTGGAGGTAGCCCTTCGACCTGCATTGTCCCTGGTCCTGGTGGTTTCCCTTCGACCTGTGCTATCCCTGGTCCTGGAGGTCCTGGAGGTAGACCTTCGGCCTACGATGTTCCTAGTCCTAGAGGTAGCCCTTGTGCTGTTAGTGGGGTTTCTAAGAGTTCGTATGTAGATCAATTGGGTAAGGAGACTCAGTCGTTCCTTGTTTGTCGCCCCATTGTTGTTTACTTGGAAGATGAAATGAATAATGAAATAGATCAAGTGGCCTCTCATCTATCTTCTCATGCGGTTATTTGTCGATTTAAAGTATTTTGGCCTAGTCTTCCAGGGCTTCATGATTGGGTCTCTAAGCAGTGGGAGCCCCTTATTTCAGACTCAATGCATATTTTATTTTTGGTCGAGGGTTTCCTTGTTGCTAAGTTTGAAAATGTGGCTGATAGAAAGATTATTCTTTGTGATCATTTTTTTATTTGGGAGAACCATTACCCTTTGATGATTACACCATGGCATGAGGACTTCGTCCCTTTGTCTGAATCCTTCAGTAAGATGCCAATCTAGGTTAGACTCCCTAACCCCCCTCTTCACTTTTGGGTGGATCCACTTCTTGAGGCTGTGGGGGATTCTTTGGGAGATTTTCTGATGGTAGATGCTGAGTCTTATGATACCCTTCATTCTACCTACGCTCATATATTGGTggacattgatgcttctaagggGTTGCGTGAGGAGATTAAACTATCGACTCCAAAGGGTTTCTAGATCCAACCTCTTGATTATGAAGGCATTCCCTTCAGATGTAGAAGGTTCTTCAAGACAGGTCATGTAGCGGCTAAATGTGATTTACATAAAGTTAAAGCAAAGAAGCCTCCATCTTGGTGGATTCGGGCTTCCTCCCACCATTACACAGTGTTAAAGGGCTATTCTTAGATGGGTACAGGGCCTGATATTTCTCCTAAAAATGTTGTTGAAGATGCTCCTCCTACCTCTAGTGTGATGGTTTGTTTAGAGCCATTTGATGGTTCAGAGTTGTCAAATGCTGCTGGATCTGCCCCTATTGTTGGTTTTGACAGGTCTGAGGGTGTTGGTCATGTATCTAGGGAGGTTACTAGAGAGGTCCCTGTGCTTGTTGTTGTTTCCAGGGGTGCTTCTGACCCAAGTCCTACTATGTGTGTTGGAGCTTTGTTGCTTGCTGGCTATCCCTTAGTCGGTGGTTCAGAGGTGTCAAATATTGTTGGATCTTCCCTTTTTGTTGATTTTGACAGGTCTGAGGGTGTTGTTCATGCATCTAGGGAGGTTGTTGGAGTGGTCCTTGTGCCTGCTATTGTTTCTAGGGGTGTTTCTTACCTAAGTCCTGCTATGCCTACTGGTGCTTCGTTGCTTGCTGGCTATCCCTCAATTGTTCATTTTCCTATGTTAAATTCATTAGAGTGGGAAGATGGGGCTGTTAAAGTTGAAGATGGATGGATAACAGGTAAAGGTAAATAGTCTAAGAGGTCCttgccttcttttgacatgacccttcgatcccacatgAATGGTCCCAAAGGGAAATCCTAAGTGAGGGGGTTGTCTTAACCCTTGTGGGCAGTTGTTCTCTATTTGTTTTGGGTTGCTTGTAGTTCCTCAGACA
The nucleotide sequence above comes from Cryptomeria japonica chromosome 11, Sugi_1.0, whole genome shotgun sequence. Encoded proteins:
- the LOC131065345 gene encoding UDP-glycosyltransferase 91D2-like; this encodes MQVEGLPPGLGIVQAEGLPIGVLPKTQAARQEFLENLQYDFSSMEAEVRQLRVMMVPWLSKSHIRAFLEMAKKLRAQVQVSFLAKKPPLYNSPRSDSSPAWFPLGTEAPGYLTKGGGKPCSVVVVSFGSECILTQQELTVLALGLEESELPFLFVLLHQMAAALLHGFVERTQRRGLPVTEWAPQLHILAHSSAGALLNNCGWISVSGGLRFEVPFLTLALQYEQSLNAKLIAQELELGVEVRRNEEDDSFSCKAIRTLMEEEEGGQIRFRVQEISRDLTRNDSQVYRVSIHNFVSLIKQKASFK